From a region of the Fischerella sp. JS2 genome:
- the purF gene encoding amidophosphoribosyltransferase: MIPTHPITADDQPLPTNNQMTHQDTRPDKPEEACGVFGIYAPGEDVAKLTYFGLYALQHRGQESAGIATFEGEQVHLHKDMGLVSQVFNEGILSSLPGQMAVGHTRYSTTGSSRKVNAQPAVVDTCLGTLALAHNGNLVNTIQLRQELLQNNCNLVTTTDSEMIAFAIAQEIDAGQNWLEGSIKAFSRLSGAFSLVIGTPAGLMGVRDSNGIRPLVIGTLGSDPVRYVLASETCGLDIIGAEYLRDVEPGELVWITQEGLASYHWSQQQQRKLCIFEMIYFARPDSVMHNESLYTYRMRLGRQLATESFIDADIVIGVPDSGIPAAIGFSQASGISYAEGLIKNRYVGRTFIQPTQTMRESGIRMKLNPLKDVLNGKRVIIVDDSIVRGTTSRKLVKTLREAGATEVHMRISSPPVTHPCFYGIDTDSQDQLIAATKSVAEITKQLEVDSLAYLSWEGMLLATGEDPQSFCSACFTGDYPVTVPEQVKASKLMLEKVVM; the protein is encoded by the coding sequence ATGATTCCCACCCATCCCATCACTGCGGATGACCAGCCTCTACCAACCAATAACCAAATGACTCATCAGGATACTCGACCAGATAAGCCAGAAGAAGCTTGCGGTGTTTTCGGCATCTATGCACCAGGAGAAGATGTTGCTAAACTTACTTACTTTGGATTATACGCTCTCCAACACCGGGGGCAAGAATCTGCCGGCATTGCTACTTTTGAAGGTGAACAAGTACATTTGCATAAAGACATGGGTTTAGTATCCCAGGTCTTCAACGAAGGAATTTTAAGCAGCTTACCTGGTCAGATGGCAGTTGGTCATACTCGTTATTCCACCACAGGTTCGAGTCGAAAAGTAAATGCCCAACCTGCTGTTGTTGATACTTGCTTAGGAACACTGGCTTTAGCACACAATGGCAATTTAGTCAATACAATTCAGTTACGCCAAGAGTTACTACAGAATAACTGTAACTTGGTGACTACAACTGATTCTGAAATGATTGCTTTTGCGATCGCTCAAGAAATAGACGCAGGTCAAAATTGGCTAGAGGGCAGCATTAAAGCTTTTAGTCGTCTGAGTGGAGCCTTTAGTTTGGTAATTGGTACACCTGCTGGTTTGATGGGTGTTCGCGATTCCAATGGCATTCGTCCTTTAGTCATTGGTACTTTGGGAAGCGATCCGGTGCGTTATGTGCTTGCTTCTGAAACTTGCGGTTTAGATATTATTGGCGCTGAGTATCTACGCGATGTAGAACCAGGTGAATTAGTCTGGATTACACAAGAGGGTTTGGCTTCCTACCACTGGAGTCAGCAGCAGCAACGCAAGCTGTGTATCTTTGAAATGATTTACTTTGCCCGTCCCGATAGTGTCATGCACAACGAAAGCTTGTACACTTACCGGATGCGGTTAGGGCGGCAACTAGCAACAGAATCGTTTATAGACGCAGATATTGTCATTGGTGTTCCTGACTCTGGAATTCCTGCTGCCATTGGTTTTTCTCAAGCCTCCGGTATCTCCTATGCCGAAGGACTGATCAAAAATCGCTACGTTGGACGCACATTTATTCAGCCTACCCAAACCATGCGTGAGTCAGGCATCCGCATGAAACTTAACCCCCTCAAAGATGTACTCAATGGTAAGCGAGTCATAATTGTCGATGACTCAATTGTACGAGGAACTACTAGTCGCAAACTTGTCAAAACCTTGCGTGAAGCCGGGGCTACAGAAGTACATATGCGAATTTCTTCACCGCCAGTCACTCACCCTTGCTTCTACGGCATTGATACCGATAGTCAAGATCAGTTGATTGCAGCGACAAAATCAGTAGCAGAAATCACTAAGCAACTAGAAGTAGATAGCCTGGCCTATCTCAGTTGGGAGGGAATGCTGTTAGCGACGGGAGAAGACCCACAAAGTTTTTGTTCTGCCTGTTTCACAGGAGATTACCCCGTCACTGTACCAGAGCAGGTCAAAGCTTCTAAACTGATGTTAGAGAAAGTGGTGATGTAA
- the purL gene encoding phosphoribosylformylglycinamidine synthase subunit PurL, whose product MTSASEPPFSPQEIASEGLKLEEYQEIVRRLGRHPNKAELGMFGVMWSEHCCYKNSRPLLKQFPTTGDRILVGPGENAGVVDLGEGLRLAFKIESHNHPSAVEPFQGAATGVGGILRDIFTMGARPIAVLNSLRFGSLEDPKTQRLFIGVVAGIAHYGNSVGVPTVGGEVYFDPAYSGNPLVNVMALGLMETSEIVKSGASGIGNLVLYVGSTTGRDGMGGASFASAELTNASIDDRPAVQVGDPFLEKSLIEACLEAFKTGAVVAAQDMGAAGITCSTSEMAAKGGVGIEFDLDKVPVREIGMVPYEYLLSESQERMLFVAEKGREQELIDIFHRWGLHAVVAGTVIAEPVVRILFRGKVAAEIPATALAENTPVYERELLAEPPEYVRQAWEWTSDSLPACTTTGIEIQGKLHTWNDIFLNLLDNPTIASKNWVYRQYDYQVQNNTVILPGGGDAAVMRLRPLEEIPNLKSKITPHATTGGTPVTQWLQNPKSGVAATVDCNSRYVYLDPYEGAKAVVAEAARNLSCVGAEPLAVTDNLNFGSPEKPIGYWQLAEACRGLAEGCRELATPVTGGNVSLYNETLDSQGNPQPIYPTPVVGMVGLIPDLSKICGQAWRLAGDVIYLLGLSESKITLGASEYLASIHGIVAGIPPRVDFDWERRVQKACREGIRQGWVRSAHDCAEGGLVIALAECCITGKMGAEVSFKLPVDNSQRLDEVLFGEGGGRILVSVAPEQQEIWESYLQENLGQNWQKLGKVGNSEIGLRVLSSDGQTLINARIEEMSDHYLKAIKRRLAIYTNTQER is encoded by the coding sequence ATGACCAGCGCTTCCGAACCTCCTTTTTCTCCTCAAGAGATAGCATCTGAAGGTCTTAAACTTGAAGAATACCAAGAAATAGTCCGGCGACTAGGGCGTCATCCTAACAAAGCTGAACTAGGTATGTTTGGGGTGATGTGGTCAGAGCATTGCTGTTATAAAAATTCTCGCCCTTTATTGAAACAGTTTCCGACCACAGGCGATCGCATCCTGGTGGGTCCTGGTGAAAATGCTGGTGTTGTAGACTTAGGTGAGGGACTGCGACTAGCGTTTAAAATAGAATCTCACAACCACCCCAGTGCAGTCGAACCCTTCCAAGGAGCCGCCACTGGTGTTGGAGGCATTCTGCGTGATATATTTACAATGGGGGCGCGTCCCATTGCTGTATTAAATTCTCTCCGCTTCGGTTCTCTGGAAGATCCTAAGACACAAAGGCTATTTATTGGTGTGGTAGCAGGGATTGCCCATTATGGTAATTCGGTGGGAGTACCTACCGTTGGCGGTGAAGTCTACTTTGATCCTGCCTACTCTGGTAATCCCTTAGTCAACGTCATGGCCCTGGGATTGATGGAAACATCCGAAATTGTCAAATCTGGGGCATCTGGTATTGGCAATCTGGTGCTTTACGTTGGTTCCACCACTGGACGCGATGGTATGGGGGGTGCAAGTTTTGCTAGTGCTGAACTAACTAACGCATCAATAGATGATCGCCCGGCGGTGCAAGTCGGTGATCCTTTCTTAGAAAAGTCTCTCATAGAAGCTTGTCTGGAAGCTTTTAAAACAGGTGCAGTTGTTGCAGCCCAGGACATGGGTGCTGCTGGGATCACCTGTTCTACCTCGGAAATGGCAGCCAAAGGTGGTGTGGGTATTGAATTTGATTTAGATAAAGTACCTGTGCGCGAAATCGGGATGGTTCCCTATGAATATCTGCTTTCCGAATCTCAAGAGAGAATGCTGTTTGTAGCCGAGAAGGGACGGGAACAAGAATTAATCGATATTTTCCATCGTTGGGGACTTCATGCCGTTGTTGCTGGTACAGTCATTGCCGAACCAGTTGTCCGGATTCTCTTTCGAGGTAAAGTAGCAGCAGAAATTCCTGCTACAGCTTTGGCTGAAAATACACCTGTGTATGAGAGAGAATTATTAGCAGAACCACCAGAATATGTGCGCCAAGCTTGGGAATGGACATCAGATTCTTTGCCCGCATGTACAACTACTGGCATAGAAATTCAAGGAAAACTGCATACTTGGAATGATATTTTCTTGAATTTACTGGATAATCCGACGATTGCTTCTAAAAACTGGGTTTATCGCCAGTATGACTATCAGGTGCAGAACAACACAGTGATCTTACCCGGTGGTGGTGATGCTGCGGTGATGCGTTTGCGTCCATTAGAAGAAATCCCCAATCTCAAATCCAAAATCACGCCACATGCTACAACGGGAGGAACCCCCGTAACGCAGTGGCTCCAAAATCCAAAATCGGGTGTTGCTGCCACAGTAGATTGTAATTCCCGCTACGTTTATCTTGACCCTTACGAAGGGGCAAAAGCCGTAGTAGCAGAAGCAGCACGCAATCTTAGCTGTGTGGGTGCAGAACCTTTGGCGGTAACTGATAACCTCAATTTTGGTAGCCCAGAAAAACCGATTGGTTATTGGCAATTAGCAGAAGCTTGTCGTGGTTTGGCAGAAGGTTGTCGGGAATTAGCAACCCCGGTAACTGGGGGTAATGTTTCTCTGTACAACGAGACTCTTGATTCTCAAGGAAATCCTCAGCCGATTTATCCAACTCCGGTTGTCGGTATGGTGGGGTTGATCCCCGATTTAAGCAAAATTTGTGGTCAAGCTTGGCGCTTAGCAGGTGATGTAATTTATCTTTTAGGACTATCAGAATCCAAAATTACCTTGGGCGCTTCGGAATATTTAGCTAGTATTCACGGCATTGTTGCGGGCATTCCACCACGGGTAGATTTTGACTGGGAAAGACGGGTACAAAAAGCTTGCCGTGAAGGAATTCGTCAAGGTTGGGTACGTTCAGCCCATGATTGTGCTGAGGGTGGTTTGGTAATTGCTCTGGCTGAGTGTTGTATTACGGGTAAAATGGGTGCAGAAGTTAGCTTCAAGTTACCTGTAGATAATTCGCAACGTCTAGATGAAGTACTGTTTGGTGAAGGTGGTGGGCGAATTTTAGTTTCCGTAGCACCAGAACAACAAGAAATTTGGGAATCTTACTTACAGGAAAACCTAGGCCAAAACTGGCAAAAACTGGGTAAAGTTGGGAATTCCGAAATTGGGTTGCGGGTTTTATCCTCTGATGGTCAAACTTTAATCAACGCTAGGATTGAGGAGATGAGCGATCACTACTTAAAGGCGATCAAAAGGCGTCTAGCCATTTACACTAATACCCAAGAACGTTAA
- a CDS encoding nucleoside hydrolase yields MSKQLVLMDHDGGVDDYLATMLLMTMDHIQLLGVVVTPADCYVQPAVSATRKILDLMGSTHIPVAESTVRGIHPFPYLYRRDSFVVDHLPILNQSDRIITPLVSEPGQDFMVKVLRSAPEPVTLMVTGPLTTIATALDKAPDIEAKIQKIVWMGGALNVSGNVEKNWEPGQDGSAEWNVYWDAVSAARVWQTQIEIIMCPLDLTNNVPVTSEIVRKMGQQRHYPISDLAGQCYALVIPQDYYFWDVLATAYLARPELYQLQEWETEIITCGPSQGRTKIVSGGRKIYAMDKVDKEAFYAYILQQWAR; encoded by the coding sequence ATGTCTAAACAACTTGTATTAATGGATCACGATGGTGGTGTTGATGACTACTTAGCAACTATGCTACTGATGACTATGGATCATATCCAACTTCTTGGTGTCGTTGTCACTCCTGCTGATTGCTATGTCCAACCTGCTGTTAGTGCTACACGTAAAATCCTGGATTTGATGGGGAGTACTCATATTCCCGTCGCAGAAAGTACTGTACGCGGTATTCATCCTTTCCCCTATCTCTATCGTCGTGATTCTTTTGTGGTAGATCATCTGCCGATTCTTAATCAAAGCGATCGCATTATTACACCTTTAGTCTCAGAACCTGGTCAGGATTTTATGGTGAAAGTGTTGCGTTCGGCACCAGAACCTGTGACGCTAATGGTAACTGGCCCATTAACAACGATCGCCACAGCATTAGATAAAGCACCAGATATTGAAGCCAAAATTCAAAAAATCGTTTGGATGGGAGGGGCGCTAAATGTCTCTGGTAATGTGGAAAAGAATTGGGAACCAGGACAAGATGGTTCCGCAGAATGGAATGTTTATTGGGACGCAGTTTCGGCTGCACGGGTATGGCAAACTCAAATTGAAATTATTATGTGTCCTCTAGATTTGACTAACAATGTACCTGTAACATCTGAGATCGTCCGAAAAATGGGACAACAACGCCACTATCCCATCTCAGATTTAGCAGGACAATGTTATGCACTGGTGATTCCCCAGGATTATTATTTTTGGGATGTACTAGCAACAGCTTATTTAGCCCGCCCAGAATTATATCAACTCCAGGAGTGGGAAACCGAAATTATTACTTGCGGCCCCAGCCAAGGACGTACAAAGATAGTGTCTGGAGGACGGAAAATTTATGCAATGGATAAAGTTGATAAAGAGGCTTTTTACGCTTATATTTTGCAACAATGGGCTAGATGA
- a CDS encoding WD40 repeat domain-containing protein gives MNNSYSKVFDKILNSRFKISFITGVSIAAAVAIASLVQIPPVNPATVEARPNPETSNNFFHPQRIYTFNNNPGSIKSLTFSPDSKTLVSGGSHNDGIIRLWSIKKGDIIGTIRKAQKTAVESMVISPDGQTLASCSNDYTVNLWNLKTNKFTRSFSGHTSNVLSLATTPDGKILASGGLDGIRLWDLVKKRPLATLVHYNNISKITISPDGQTLASGDTQGVVKLWDLNSGQFIRQFSAHTQVVSDLAFTPDGQTLVTASHDGTIKLWNAKTGDFASTLTENNSINHNNWINAIAINPNGRILASGGKQGVVQLWDLTTGKLLNTLEGHTDWVSAIAFSPNGQFFASGGYDKRILVWRMERILYN, from the coding sequence ATGAATAATAGTTATAGTAAAGTATTTGACAAAATCTTAAATAGCAGATTTAAAATTTCCTTTATAACAGGGGTAAGTATAGCAGCTGCTGTGGCGATCGCTTCCTTAGTACAAATACCGCCTGTAAATCCAGCGACTGTTGAAGCCAGACCAAATCCTGAAACTAGCAATAACTTTTTCCATCCCCAGCGAATTTATACCTTTAATAATAATCCTGGAAGCATTAAATCCCTGACCTTCAGCCCCGATAGCAAAACTTTGGTAAGTGGAGGTTCACACAACGACGGTATTATTCGTTTGTGGAGTATAAAAAAGGGCGATATTATAGGAACTATCCGCAAGGCTCAGAAAACAGCTGTGGAATCTATGGTGATTTCGCCAGATGGTCAAACTTTGGCTAGCTGTAGTAACGATTACACCGTTAATCTTTGGAATCTCAAAACCAACAAATTTACTCGTTCCTTCAGCGGTCACACTAGCAACGTTCTATCTTTAGCTACAACTCCTGATGGAAAAATTCTGGCTAGTGGTGGTTTAGATGGAATTCGCCTGTGGGATTTGGTAAAAAAGCGTCCCCTAGCTACTTTAGTACACTACAACAACATTTCTAAAATTACGATTAGTCCGGACGGTCAAACCCTCGCCAGTGGTGACACTCAGGGTGTAGTCAAGTTATGGGACTTAAATTCTGGTCAATTCATTCGTCAGTTTTCCGCCCACACTCAAGTAGTCAGTGATTTAGCTTTTACTCCAGATGGACAAACTTTAGTTACTGCTAGCCATGATGGCACTATTAAACTGTGGAATGCCAAAACAGGAGATTTCGCTAGTACTCTTACAGAAAACAACTCGATTAATCATAATAATTGGATCAATGCCATTGCGATTAATCCCAATGGACGTATATTAGCTAGTGGCGGGAAACAAGGCGTAGTACAGTTATGGGATTTAACCACAGGAAAGTTACTGAATACACTTGAGGGACATACCGACTGGGTAAGTGCGATCGCCTTTAGTCCCAACGGACAGTTCTTTGCTAGTGGCGGATATGACAAAAGAATATTGGTTTGGCGCATGGAACGCATTCTCTACAACTAA
- a CDS encoding nucleoside deaminase, which produces MDEFMKAAIDEAKQGRQEGGIPIGSVLVKDGKIVGRGHNKRVQDNDPVTHAEIDCLRNAGRIGSYKGTTLYSTLMPCYLCAGAVVQFGIKKVIAAESRTFPGAKEFMVSRGVEVVDLDLAECEKMMSEFIQQNPKLWNEDIGN; this is translated from the coding sequence ATGGATGAGTTTATGAAAGCCGCCATTGACGAAGCCAAACAAGGTAGACAAGAAGGTGGGATTCCCATTGGTTCTGTGCTTGTTAAAGATGGCAAAATTGTTGGCAGAGGACATAACAAGCGTGTCCAAGACAACGATCCTGTCACTCACGCCGAAATTGATTGTCTGCGTAACGCAGGTAGAATTGGCAGCTATAAAGGTACAACACTCTATTCAACCTTAATGCCGTGCTATTTGTGTGCTGGTGCTGTCGTGCAATTTGGCATCAAAAAAGTTATAGCCGCAGAATCAAGAACTTTCCCTGGTGCAAAAGAATTTATGGTATCTCGCGGTGTTGAAGTTGTTGATTTAGATTTAGCAGAATGCGAAAAAATGATGAGTGAATTTATTCAACAAAATCCCAAACTGTGGAACGAAGATATTGGGAATTGA
- a CDS encoding nucleoside hydrolase, with amino-acid sequence MRKFLIDTDTASDDAVALIMAQRWADVYVEAVTIVSGNVSVEQGAKNALYTLEVCKASIPVYIGCAKPMLRESSYAHWFHGDDGMGNKYYTEAKSKPQATHAVDVIIDTIKTYPGEITLVTLGPLTNIATALLRAPEIALLVQRCVIMGGAANSVGNVTPAAEYNIWVDPEAAKIVFHSGMPCEMVGWELSRHDAALTPSEIEQVINFGTETAHLAMECNIKALDAGITIQSAFGLMLPDPVAMAVALEPDIVIRQGKYFVDVEITSQLTRGATVVDELGVMRKTPNINVIWSIDVARWKEILYHCLRSQ; translated from the coding sequence ATGCGTAAATTTCTGATTGATACAGATACTGCTTCTGATGATGCTGTGGCTTTAATTATGGCGCAGCGTTGGGCAGATGTCTATGTGGAAGCGGTAACAATTGTTAGTGGAAATGTCTCAGTAGAACAAGGGGCAAAAAACGCACTGTACACACTTGAAGTATGCAAAGCTTCTATACCTGTGTATATCGGCTGCGCCAAACCAATGTTGCGAGAATCTAGTTATGCTCATTGGTTTCATGGCGACGATGGCATGGGTAATAAATACTACACGGAAGCTAAGAGTAAGCCCCAGGCAACACATGCAGTAGACGTAATTATTGACACAATTAAGACTTATCCCGGTGAAATTACTTTAGTGACGCTAGGGCCACTTACTAACATTGCGACAGCATTATTACGCGCGCCAGAAATTGCACTACTAGTACAGCGTTGTGTAATTATGGGTGGTGCAGCTAATAGTGTTGGTAACGTTACGCCTGCTGCTGAATATAACATCTGGGTAGACCCAGAAGCAGCTAAGATAGTTTTTCACAGTGGTATGCCTTGTGAAATGGTTGGTTGGGAATTGAGTCGCCACGATGCAGCGTTAACCCCCAGTGAAATAGAACAAGTTATTAATTTCGGTACAGAAACAGCACATCTGGCTATGGAGTGCAACATTAAAGCTTTAGATGCTGGTATAACAATCCAGTCTGCCTTTGGTTTGATGTTACCTGATCCCGTAGCAATGGCAGTTGCCCTTGAACCAGATATTGTCATCCGTCAAGGCAAATATTTTGTGGATGTAGAAATAACAAGCCAACTCACGCGGGGTGCAACAGTTGTGGATGAGTTAGGTGTAATGCGAAAAACCCCCAATATAAATGTCATTTGGTCAATAGATGTGGCACGCTGGAAAGAGATTTTGTATCATTGTTTGCGATCGCAATAA
- a CDS encoding 2TM domain-containing protein: MTAPEDPFTRLYTQEDIQKILHLAIARQAKDQEKEFSYEQLLEIARELEIPLETLKLAERDWQITQGEIQQRQAFNNYRIGRFKKRFGKFTIVNGVLLLVDLVGGAGLSWSLYIFLFWGLGVALDAWNTFQTKGEDYEMAFQKWYRQNQLKQTINRVVNKFLNAWQI; the protein is encoded by the coding sequence ATGACAGCACCAGAAGATCCATTCACCCGTTTATACACTCAAGAAGATATACAGAAAATTCTACACTTGGCGATCGCCCGCCAAGCCAAAGACCAAGAAAAAGAATTTTCTTATGAACAACTCTTAGAAATTGCTAGAGAATTAGAAATTCCCCTAGAAACCCTGAAACTAGCAGAACGCGATTGGCAAATTACCCAAGGAGAAATACAGCAAAGGCAAGCTTTTAACAACTATCGTATAGGAAGATTCAAAAAGCGCTTTGGTAAATTTACCATTGTCAACGGTGTTTTGCTCTTAGTTGATCTAGTCGGTGGCGCAGGTCTATCTTGGTCACTGTATATTTTCCTATTTTGGGGACTAGGTGTAGCCCTTGATGCTTGGAATACTTTCCAAACCAAAGGCGAAGATTACGAAATGGCTTTCCAAAAATGGTATCGCCAGAATCAGCTTAAACAAACTATTAACAGAGTAGTGAATAAATTTCTTAACGCATGGCAGATTTAG
- a CDS encoding metallophosphoesterase family protein: MTLPPQLLTDPFLQLPTPNSVRVVWFTEFAGNKHLVSYGENLATVALAKTTKLSRTREDQQSRVGSQIQDGQVYQHPVSRHIWRHEAEITSLIPNTRIPYQVISVREDNQSVSSEVFSLAPAPTSNTPLKILLTSDHQIKPMVAANLQKVVETVGQLDAVWFAGDLANIPDRASEWFDDHRGGAFFPCFQGRAKYEIEHNGIKTSYTGGQIIQHAPMFTCIGNHEIMGRYAKKGSLNEEFNDTIPRAAALKLYGEQSLKENSFNTDTYEEIFTLPQSPEGGKTYYATTFGDVRLVVLYATNMWRYTINEGKYKGKYGEPETELNNPQEWGYGQHIYEPVAKGSQQYNWLVQELNSPEFKQAKYKVVMLHHPPHTLGDNIIPAYTDPVQIIEQDETGNIQAVRYEYPKQADYIMRDVLPLLEAAEVQLVFFGHSHLWNRFCTPSGMHFLETSNVGNSYGAAYGKTKRKNLPPWESQDYVASGDPYGLEPLTPTIAPILDEDGQPMPYIASNDITVFSIFDTGTGTVSSYRFDTRKLDGEVMKFDEFKLNQ; this comes from the coding sequence ATGACCCTACCACCCCAGTTACTTACCGATCCATTTCTGCAACTCCCAACTCCAAATTCAGTAAGAGTTGTGTGGTTTACCGAATTTGCTGGTAACAAACATTTGGTTTCCTATGGTGAAAATTTAGCTACAGTTGCTTTAGCCAAAACGACTAAACTTAGCCGCACTCGTGAAGATCAACAATCAAGAGTAGGAAGTCAAATCCAAGATGGACAAGTTTATCAACACCCTGTTTCCCGTCATATTTGGAGGCATGAAGCTGAAATAACTAGTTTAATTCCCAACACAAGGATTCCTTATCAAGTTATAAGTGTACGGGAGGATAACCAAAGTGTGAGTAGTGAAGTGTTTAGTCTTGCACCTGCACCTACATCCAACACCCCACTCAAAATTCTCCTGACCTCCGATCACCAAATCAAGCCGATGGTAGCCGCAAATTTACAAAAGGTTGTAGAAACAGTTGGACAACTAGATGCAGTTTGGTTTGCTGGTGATTTGGCGAATATTCCCGATCGCGCCAGTGAATGGTTTGATGATCATCGGGGTGGTGCATTTTTCCCCTGTTTCCAAGGTCGTGCTAAATATGAAATAGAACATAACGGTATAAAAACCAGCTACACTGGCGGACAAATTATTCAACACGCACCCATGTTTACTTGCATTGGTAATCATGAAATCATGGGGCGGTATGCTAAAAAAGGCAGTTTGAACGAAGAGTTTAACGATACTATTCCCCGGGCAGCAGCTCTGAAATTATACGGTGAGCAATCCCTGAAAGAGAATTCTTTTAATACCGATACCTACGAAGAGATATTTACTTTACCGCAGAGTCCAGAAGGCGGAAAAACCTACTATGCTACTACCTTTGGTGATGTGCGTTTGGTAGTACTTTATGCTACGAACATGTGGCGCTATACCATTAATGAAGGTAAATACAAGGGAAAATACGGTGAACCAGAAACAGAATTAAACAATCCTCAAGAGTGGGGTTACGGTCAGCATATATACGAACCAGTTGCCAAAGGAAGTCAACAATACAACTGGTTGGTACAAGAACTCAACAGCCCTGAGTTTAAACAAGCCAAGTATAAAGTCGTGATGCTACATCATCCTCCTCATACTTTAGGTGATAATATAATCCCTGCCTATACTGATCCAGTACAGATAATTGAACAGGATGAAACTGGCAATATTCAGGCAGTGCGTTATGAGTACCCCAAACAAGCAGACTATATTATGCGTGATGTGCTGCCATTATTAGAAGCAGCCGAAGTGCAGTTGGTATTTTTTGGTCATTCTCATTTATGGAACCGCTTTTGCACTCCATCAGGGATGCACTTTTTAGAAACTTCCAATGTTGGCAATTCTTATGGCGCTGCGTACGGTAAAACCAAACGTAAGAATTTACCACCTTGGGAAAGTCAGGATTATGTGGCAAGTGGTGATCCTTATGGGTTAGAACCACTCACACCTACAATTGCACCTATTTTAGATGAAGATGGTCAACCTATGCCTTACATTGCCAGTAACGATATTACAGTGTTTAGTATCTTTGATACAGGTACGGGTACAGTAAGCAGCTATCGTTTTGATACGCGCAAGCTAGATGGAGAGGTAATGAAGTTTGATGAATTTAAGCTAAATCAATAG
- the ald gene encoding alanine dehydrogenase has product MDIGVPKETKDQEFRVGLSPSSVRVLKESGHNIFVETQAGAGAGFTDDDYRNSGAEIVSTPEDAWNRDLVVKVKEPQVAEYILLQKEQVLFTYLHLAASRNLTEHLIDSGVCAIAYETVEQPGANRLPLLTPMSVIAGRLSVQFGARFLERQQGGRGVLLGGVPGVKPGRVVVLGGGVVGTEAAKIAVGMGASVQILDVNVERLSYLETLFGSRVELLYSNSAHIEAAVREADLLVGAVLVPGRRAPILVSREMVKQMRPGSVIVDVAVDQGGCIETVHPTSHTNPVYVEEGVLHYGVPNMPGAVPWTATQALNNSTLPYVVQLANQGMEALKNNPALAKGVNIQNHRLVHPAVQEVFPDLV; this is encoded by the coding sequence ATGGATATAGGTGTTCCCAAAGAAACTAAAGACCAAGAGTTTCGAGTTGGGTTGAGTCCCTCTAGTGTCAGGGTACTCAAAGAAAGCGGTCACAATATATTTGTAGAAACCCAAGCAGGTGCAGGTGCGGGATTTACGGATGATGACTACAGAAATTCCGGCGCAGAAATCGTCTCAACACCAGAAGATGCTTGGAATCGCGATTTAGTGGTTAAAGTCAAAGAACCCCAAGTTGCTGAGTATATTTTATTGCAAAAAGAGCAGGTTTTATTTACTTATTTGCACTTAGCTGCTAGCCGGAATTTGACCGAACATTTAATTGATAGTGGCGTTTGTGCGATCGCCTATGAAACAGTAGAACAACCTGGTGCAAACAGGCTACCTCTGCTTACACCCATGAGCGTCATCGCTGGGCGTTTATCAGTGCAGTTCGGAGCAAGATTTCTCGAACGGCAACAAGGGGGTAGAGGTGTCCTTTTAGGTGGAGTACCTGGCGTTAAACCAGGTAGGGTAGTAGTTTTAGGCGGCGGTGTAGTTGGCACAGAAGCCGCTAAAATTGCTGTCGGCATGGGGGCTAGCGTTCAAATTCTGGATGTAAATGTAGAACGCTTGAGCTACTTGGAAACTCTTTTTGGCTCACGAGTAGAACTACTTTACAGCAACTCTGCTCATATTGAAGCAGCAGTTCGCGAAGCAGACCTCTTAGTTGGCGCGGTTCTAGTACCAGGACGGAGAGCGCCAATTCTTGTGTCTCGTGAAATGGTTAAACAAATGCGACCAGGGTCAGTCATCGTCGATGTGGCAGTTGACCAAGGCGGCTGTATAGAAACTGTGCATCCTACATCTCACACCAACCCTGTCTATGTTGAAGAAGGTGTATTGCACTATGGCGTTCCTAACATGCCGGGGGCAGTTCCTTGGACAGCAACTCAGGCACTTAATAACAGTACTCTACCATACGTGGTGCAATTAGCAAACCAGGGAATGGAGGCACTAAAAAATAACCCCGCATTAGCCAAAGGTGTCAACATCCAAAATCATCGCTTGGTACATCCGGCTGTGCAAGAGGTATTTCCAGACTTAGTGTAG